The following coding sequences lie in one Euhalothece natronophila Z-M001 genomic window:
- a CDS encoding R3H domain-containing nucleic acid-binding protein, whose amino-acid sequence MQVTDDLDALLATLPPDVAEKLTNHPQRGELIEVVIDLGRKPEARFASHWEYLSDATVTREDIQFCSDRVGMFSGDNRAGIERTLHRISAMRNRAGEIVGLTCRIGRAVYGTIGMIRDLVETGRSILMLGRPGVGKTTALREIARVLADDLNKRVVVIDTSNEIAGDGDIPHPSIGRARRMQVASPELQHQVMIEAVENHMPEVIVIDEIGTELEALAARTIAERGVQLVGTAHGNRLDNLIKNPTLSDLIGGIQAVTLGDEEARRRSSQKTVLERKALPTFDIAVEMLERQRWVVHQEVSETVDIILRGHEPGMQVRSVNEEGEVEVYEEKGNAPSTGNGKTRLQNPVLPRPTGWRASGQMTPVDSSPPRNPDFEQMLDQSWQQTEGKTEKVRTPGPNGEDWPVYVYPYGISRNLLDQVMELLNLPIVLTKDIDHADAVLALRSQVKNHSKLRQLAKTKEIPIHVVKSNTLPQITRTLQRLLDLDPTTAEGIDFRMFTENSNEDELEALEEARLAVEQIVIPKGQPVELLPRPAKVRKMQHELAEHYRLKSDSFGEEPNRRLRIYPA is encoded by the coding sequence ATGCAGGTCACTGATGACCTAGATGCCCTATTAGCCACACTTCCCCCAGATGTTGCTGAGAAGTTAACCAATCATCCACAAAGAGGGGAATTAATTGAGGTAGTGATTGACTTAGGGCGAAAACCTGAAGCTCGGTTTGCCAGTCATTGGGAATATCTCAGCGACGCAACTGTAACGCGAGAGGATATTCAATTCTGCAGCGATCGCGTTGGGATGTTCAGTGGTGATAACCGCGCTGGAATTGAACGAACCTTACACCGTATCAGCGCCATGCGAAACCGTGCTGGGGAAATTGTCGGGTTAACCTGTCGCATTGGACGCGCTGTCTATGGCACAATCGGCATGATTCGGGATTTAGTGGAAACAGGACGCTCCATTTTAATGTTAGGTCGTCCTGGAGTTGGGAAAACCACAGCCTTGCGAGAAATTGCCCGAGTCTTAGCAGATGACTTGAATAAGCGTGTGGTTGTTATTGATACCTCTAATGAAATTGCTGGCGATGGCGATATACCTCACCCTTCCATCGGACGAGCGCGCCGGATGCAAGTAGCGAGCCCAGAATTACAACATCAGGTGATGATCGAGGCAGTGGAAAACCATATGCCAGAAGTAATCGTCATTGATGAAATTGGCACAGAATTAGAGGCCCTTGCGGCGCGAACCATTGCAGAACGAGGAGTACAATTAGTAGGAACTGCCCATGGTAATCGCTTAGATAATCTCATTAAAAATCCCACCCTCTCAGACTTAATTGGCGGGATTCAAGCGGTAACTCTCGGTGATGAAGAAGCCCGTCGCCGCAGTTCTCAAAAAACAGTTCTGGAACGGAAAGCCCTCCCCACCTTTGATATTGCAGTAGAAATGCTAGAACGCCAGCGTTGGGTGGTTCATCAGGAAGTCTCAGAAACCGTTGATATAATTTTACGGGGTCATGAACCCGGAATGCAAGTGAGATCGGTGAATGAGGAAGGAGAAGTAGAAGTTTACGAAGAAAAGGGCAATGCTCCCTCTACCGGTAATGGGAAAACACGCCTACAAAACCCAGTTTTACCCCGTCCCACAGGCTGGCGAGCGTCAGGACAAATGACCCCTGTTGATTCTTCTCCGCCGCGAAATCCTGATTTTGAGCAAATGCTGGATCAGTCTTGGCAACAAACAGAGGGAAAAACAGAAAAGGTGAGAACGCCAGGGCCAAATGGTGAAGATTGGCCAGTTTATGTCTATCCCTATGGCATCAGTCGCAACTTACTAGATCAGGTGATGGAATTATTAAATTTGCCGATTGTCTTGACAAAAGACATAGATCATGCTGATGCTGTTCTTGCGCTGCGATCGCAGGTCAAAAACCATTCTAAACTCCGTCAACTGGCAAAAACCAAAGAAATCCCAATTCATGTTGTAAAATCCAATACTTTACCTCAAATTACGCGAACTTTGCAACGTTTGCTAGACCTAGACCCCACCACTGCTGAGGGCATTGACTTTCGGATGTTTACAGAAAATAGCAATGAAGATGAACTAGAAGCCTTAGAGGAGGCACGTTTAGCAGTGGAACAAATTGTTATTCCCAAGGGGCAACCCGTAGAACTACTACCTCGCCCTGCGAAGGTGCGAAAAATGCAACATGAACTTGCCGAACATTATCGTCTGAAGTCTGATAGTTTTGGAGAAGAGCCGAATCGACGGTTACGCATTTATCCTGCTTAA
- the ldpA gene encoding circadian clock protein LdpA: MSNMYFPLQSLENGHWFKLICGASYQHLPAVRSLSLAYALAGADCIDVAADAAVVATVQEGLAVAEDLQESAIAQGFSPQGRPWLMVSLNDGEDPHFRKAQFDPNLCPSDCPRPCEAVCPADAIDMSGVKRDRCYGCGRCLPVCPLQLITTESHQLPPETVAEQLKPYHIDAIELHTQVGREQEFKKLWKALQPILPQLKIVAISCPDAPNLTHYLQTLYDIISPLPCPLIWQTDGRPMSGDLGVGTTRASVKLAQKVLNANLPGYVQLAGGTNQHTVEKLESSQLLNSSLNSSQRYVSGIAYGSFARSQLSSFLEMLEHSHEIQHLEEDQRLLWKAVAQADSLVSQLKKRIPFSSPISAKLS; this comes from the coding sequence GTGAGCAATATGTACTTTCCTTTACAATCCCTAGAAAACGGTCACTGGTTTAAGCTCATTTGTGGGGCAAGTTACCAGCATCTCCCTGCTGTGAGAAGTCTGAGTTTGGCTTATGCCCTAGCAGGGGCTGATTGTATTGATGTGGCAGCGGATGCCGCGGTGGTGGCGACAGTGCAAGAAGGATTAGCAGTGGCGGAAGACTTACAAGAAAGCGCGATCGCGCAAGGATTTTCCCCACAAGGTCGTCCTTGGTTAATGGTAAGCCTTAATGATGGAGAAGACCCTCATTTTCGCAAAGCCCAGTTTGATCCTAACCTGTGTCCCTCAGATTGTCCTCGCCCCTGTGAAGCGGTTTGTCCTGCTGATGCCATTGATATGTCTGGTGTCAAGCGCGATCGCTGTTATGGCTGTGGTCGCTGTTTGCCCGTTTGTCCTTTACAACTTATTACCACCGAATCCCATCAACTTCCCCCTGAAACCGTAGCCGAACAATTAAAACCGTATCACATTGACGCGATCGAGCTTCATACCCAAGTGGGACGAGAACAGGAGTTTAAAAAACTGTGGAAGGCTCTGCAACCGATTCTTCCGCAACTAAAAATAGTCGCCATTAGTTGCCCTGATGCCCCAAATTTGACTCACTATTTACAAACCCTCTATGACATTATTTCTCCTCTCCCGTGTCCCCTAATTTGGCAAACTGATGGACGACCTATGAGTGGCGATTTAGGGGTAGGAACGACTCGCGCTAGTGTCAAGTTAGCTCAAAAAGTGCTTAATGCAAACCTTCCTGGTTATGTCCAACTCGCTGGCGGTACCAATCAGCATACAGTTGAAAAGCTAGAATCCTCTCAACTCCTTAACTCCAGCTTAAACTCTTCTCAGCGTTATGTATCAGGAATTGCTTATGGCAGCTTTGCTCGTTCTCAGTTAAGCTCATTTCTAGAGATGCTAGAGCATTCCCATGAAATTCAACACTTAGAGGAGGATCAACGGCTGTTGTGGAAAGCTGTTGCTCAAGCAGACAGTCTCGTTTCACAACTTAAAAAACGAATCCCATTTTCTTCCCCAATCTCTGCGAAATTATCTTAA
- the rpsN gene encoding 30S ribosomal protein S14, with protein sequence MSKKSMVEREKKRQRLFEKYEEKRADLKERIRTSDSPRERFQLQRELQRLPRNSSRTRLRNRCQVTGRPRGYYRDFGLSRNVFREWAHKGYLPGVVKSSW encoded by the coding sequence ATGTCAAAAAAGAGCATGGTTGAGCGTGAGAAAAAACGCCAACGCTTATTCGAGAAGTATGAAGAGAAACGAGCGGACTTAAAAGAGAGAATTAGAACTTCCGATTCCCCCAGAGAGCGTTTTCAGCTTCAACGAGAATTACAACGGCTTCCTCGCAATAGTTCTCGCACCCGTCTCCGCAATCGCTGTCAAGTAACTGGTCGCCCTCGCGGTTATTATCGTGATTTTGGCTTATCCCGTAATGTTTTTCGGGAATGGGCGCATAAAGGCTATTTACCAGGCGTGGTCAAGTCTAGCTGGTAA
- the cobQ gene encoding cobyric acid synthase CobQ, with protein sequence MEQALMVVGATSHAGKSLLCAAICRILYRRGWRVTPFKGQNMALNAYVTDNGDEIGYAQAVQAWAAGIEPTVEMNPILLKPQGDMTSQVILNGKAAGRTQAQQYYENYFDRGWEAIKKALHTLSHDYDYIVCEGAGSPAEINLMHRDLTNMRVAQHLNASTLLVVDIERGGSFAHIIGTLEILKHANAGHDLIKGILINKFRGQKSILDPGIKWVENYTGIPVVGVVPYLQQVFPAEDSLDLLERRGRKPNTELTIAVIHLPKIANFTDFDPLEAETSVNVRYVRPEDDLGTPDAVIIPGSKTTIADLKTLQATGMANTLKTYLEKGGVIFGICGGFQMLGETLYDPEGLEGEAGEYSGLGLFPLETIITAEKLTRQREVKAIFPDSNTAITGYEIHQGRSRLKTDSIIPLFSDPELGYVNSSYSVWGCYLHGLFENGTWRRQWLNRLREKKGLSPLAIDVPHHRQQREELLDAVTDIIENHVDLNRLLL encoded by the coding sequence ATGGAACAGGCTTTAATGGTTGTGGGAGCAACTTCTCACGCTGGAAAATCACTGCTTTGCGCCGCCATTTGTCGCATACTCTATCGGCGCGGTTGGCGAGTTACCCCTTTCAAAGGGCAAAATATGGCTCTCAACGCCTATGTTACGGATAATGGAGACGAAATTGGTTACGCGCAAGCCGTACAAGCCTGGGCAGCCGGAATTGAACCCACTGTGGAAATGAACCCCATTCTCCTAAAACCCCAAGGAGATATGACCTCTCAAGTTATATTAAACGGAAAAGCAGCTGGACGAACCCAAGCGCAACAATACTACGAAAATTACTTTGATCGCGGTTGGGAGGCAATTAAAAAGGCTCTCCATACCCTTAGCCATGACTATGATTATATCGTGTGTGAAGGGGCTGGCAGTCCAGCAGAAATTAACCTCATGCACCGCGACTTAACCAATATGCGAGTTGCTCAACATCTTAACGCTTCTACGTTGCTAGTGGTAGATATTGAACGGGGGGGATCATTTGCTCATATTATTGGCACTCTCGAAATCTTAAAACACGCCAACGCGGGACATGATTTAATTAAAGGGATTCTGATTAATAAATTTCGGGGACAAAAATCTATTTTAGACCCAGGTATCAAATGGGTAGAAAACTATACAGGAATTCCTGTGGTGGGCGTAGTTCCTTATTTACAACAAGTGTTTCCTGCAGAAGACTCTCTAGACTTATTAGAAAGACGGGGACGTAAACCCAATACTGAACTTACCATTGCAGTGATTCATCTACCTAAAATTGCCAACTTTACTGATTTTGATCCATTAGAGGCAGAAACTAGCGTTAATGTTCGTTATGTTCGCCCTGAAGATGATCTAGGAACACCTGATGCAGTGATTATCCCGGGGTCTAAAACTACCATTGCGGATCTCAAAACCCTACAAGCGACAGGCATGGCAAACACCCTTAAAACCTATTTAGAAAAGGGAGGAGTAATCTTTGGAATTTGTGGGGGATTTCAAATGTTGGGAGAAACCTTATATGATCCAGAAGGCTTGGAGGGAGAGGCTGGAGAATATTCAGGGTTAGGCTTATTCCCCTTAGAAACTATTATCACTGCCGAAAAATTGACTCGCCAACGGGAAGTTAAGGCAATCTTTCCAGACAGTAATACTGCAATCACTGGCTATGAAATCCATCAAGGACGATCGCGCTTAAAAACAGATTCTATCATCCCCTTATTTAGCGATCCTGAATTGGGATATGTCAATAGCAGTTACTCTGTCTGGGGTTGTTATCTCCATGGACTATTTGAAAATGGAACTTGGCGCAGACAATGGTTAAACCGCCTACGAGAGAAAAAAGGACTTTCTCCCCTTGCTATTGATGTTCCCCATCATCGTCAGCAACGAGAAGAACTCTTAGATGCTGTCACCGATATAATAGAAAACCACGTGGATTTAAACCGCTTACTCCTATGA
- a CDS encoding 2Fe-2S iron-sulfur cluster-binding protein, with product MTVQVHFLPDDIIIEAEAGEPILEVADRAGLFIPTGCMMGACHACEVELEDGTPICSCISAIPEQDKFVINLIDEVIW from the coding sequence ATGACTGTACAGGTTCATTTTCTCCCCGATGATATTATTATTGAAGCCGAAGCTGGCGAACCGATTTTAGAGGTTGCCGATCGCGCTGGGCTTTTTATTCCCACAGGCTGTATGATGGGGGCTTGTCATGCCTGTGAGGTAGAATTAGAAGATGGCACGCCGATTTGTTCTTGTATCAGTGCCATTCCAGAACAAGACAAGTTTGTTATTAACTTGATTGATGAGGTGATTTGGTAG
- a CDS encoding type II toxin-antitoxin system VapC family toxin: MKKIVLDAGPLIGLFYAKDTYHLNCVRGFEQLAQEKTILLTPIPILFEVYKWLLQRTQPAVAHEALEVMQESLHLLPLEQADFEEIQSLVAKLPQWQGSLEDATVVLTALRHRSLVWTYNFRDFSIFKALEFWTPEPK, encoded by the coding sequence TTGAAAAAAATTGTATTAGATGCAGGTCCACTAATTGGTCTATTCTATGCCAAAGATACTTATCACCTTAATTGTGTTAGAGGATTTGAACAGTTGGCGCAAGAAAAAACGATCTTGCTGACTCCCATTCCCATTCTTTTTGAAGTGTATAAATGGTTATTACAACGCACCCAACCCGCAGTCGCGCATGAGGCTCTGGAAGTCATGCAAGAAAGTCTTCATCTACTGCCCCTAGAACAAGCGGATTTTGAAGAAATACAGAGTCTTGTCGCTAAACTTCCCCAATGGCAAGGTTCTCTGGAAGATGCCACCGTCGTCTTGACAGCGTTACGGCATCGCAGTCTGGTTTGGACTTACAATTTTCGAGACTTCAGTATCTTCAAAGCCTTAGAATTTTGGACTCCTGAGCCTAAGTGA
- a CDS encoding low molecular weight protein-tyrosine-phosphatase translates to MYKLLFVCLGNICRSPSAENIMRYLVEQEGLSDQIICDSAGTADYHIGEPPDSRMKAAAKARGIQLIGKGRQFYPSDFEKYDLILAMDRDNYWDLISLDPKKQYRDKIKMMCDYAKNYRDKEVPDPYYGGPEGFNHVIDLLLDACSGLLEEIKVESITK, encoded by the coding sequence ATGTATAAACTTCTCTTTGTCTGTCTTGGCAATATTTGTCGCTCACCTTCTGCCGAAAACATCATGCGTTATTTAGTGGAACAAGAAGGGTTAAGTGACCAAATTATTTGCGATTCGGCTGGAACTGCCGATTATCATATTGGAGAACCCCCTGACTCTCGCATGAAAGCAGCCGCCAAAGCACGGGGCATTCAATTAATAGGAAAAGGTCGCCAATTTTATCCCAGTGACTTTGAAAAATATGATTTAATTTTAGCCATGGATCGAGATAATTATTGGGATTTAATTTCCCTTGATCCCAAGAAACAATATAGGGATAAAATTAAGATGATGTGTGATTATGCCAAAAATTATCGGGACAAAGAAGTTCCTGATCCCTATTATGGCGGCCCCGAAGGGTTTAATCATGTCATTGATCTTTTACTGGATGCTTGCAGTGGTTTATTAGAAGAAATTAAAGTAGAATCTATCACTAAATAG
- a CDS encoding Glu/Leu/Phe/Val family dehydrogenase, translated as MPDSPLLTEASSRLEPALKYAEVSEEIITELQFPKSSLSVSIPVRLDDGSLKMFQGYRVRYNDNRGPTKGGIRYHPQVSLDEVESLAFWMTFKCALMNLPYGGGKGGITVNARSLSKGELERLSRGYISAIADFIGPDKDIPAPDMYTNATIMGWMMDQYSTIKRQITPGVVTGKPISMGGSQGRETATSVGAFEVINTLLAKFEQTPQKTTVAIQGFGNVGATLAQLLSQVGYRVVAVSDSQGGIYASKGLDIPSIRRYKFANQGLQAVYCENSVCNIVEHEVISNADLLKLDVDVLIPAALENQITRENANQIQAKYIFEVANGPTTSEADAILEENECYVFPDILVNAGGVTVSYFEWVQNRSGYYWTAEKVNQRLKERMNIETEQTWSIAQEFSVSMRNACYIHALNRLGETRTSR; from the coding sequence ATGCCTGATTCCCCATTATTAACAGAAGCAAGCAGCCGTCTTGAACCTGCCCTCAAATACGCTGAAGTTTCTGAGGAAATTATTACAGAACTTCAATTCCCAAAATCAAGTCTTTCAGTTTCCATTCCCGTGCGTCTTGATGATGGCAGTCTTAAGATGTTTCAAGGCTATCGCGTGCGCTACAACGATAATCGTGGCCCCACTAAAGGAGGGATTCGCTATCATCCTCAGGTGTCTCTAGATGAAGTGGAATCTCTGGCTTTCTGGATGACATTTAAGTGTGCCTTAATGAATTTGCCTTATGGAGGCGGTAAAGGGGGAATTACGGTTAATGCAAGGAGTCTTTCTAAAGGGGAATTAGAACGCCTTTCTCGGGGCTATATTAGCGCGATCGCGGACTTTATTGGCCCAGACAAAGATATCCCTGCACCAGATATGTACACTAACGCTACCATTATGGGCTGGATGATGGATCAATATAGCACCATCAAACGTCAAATTACCCCAGGGGTAGTCACAGGGAAACCCATTAGCATGGGGGGGAGTCAAGGAAGAGAAACTGCTACCTCAGTGGGGGCATTTGAAGTCATTAACACCCTTCTCGCCAAATTTGAACAAACTCCCCAAAAAACCACTGTTGCCATTCAAGGGTTTGGGAATGTCGGCGCAACCCTTGCCCAACTTCTCTCCCAAGTAGGCTATCGGGTGGTTGCGGTGAGTGACTCCCAAGGAGGAATTTATGCTTCTAAAGGGCTAGATATTCCCAGTATCCGCCGTTATAAATTTGCCAATCAAGGCTTACAAGCGGTGTACTGTGAAAATAGTGTTTGTAATATTGTTGAACATGAAGTGATTAGTAATGCTGATCTCCTGAAACTAGATGTGGATGTTCTCATCCCGGCAGCATTAGAAAATCAAATTACCCGTGAAAATGCCAATCAAATTCAAGCAAAATATATTTTTGAAGTAGCAAATGGCCCCACTACTTCTGAAGCAGATGCCATTTTAGAAGAAAACGAGTGTTATGTCTTCCCTGATATTTTAGTGAATGCAGGTGGCGTAACTGTCAGTTATTTTGAATGGGTACAAAATCGTAGTGGCTACTATTGGACAGCAGAAAAAGTGAATCAGCGCTTGAAAGAACGCATGAATATTGAAACTGAACAAACTTGGTCAATTGCTCAAGAGTTTAGCGTTTCTATGCGTAATGCTTGTTATATTCATGCCCTCAATCGTCTAGGAGAAACAAGAACAAGTAGGTGA
- a CDS encoding RNA-guided endonuclease InsQ/TnpB family protein has translation MRFSYQYRLKPDKEQIAKIEKWLELLRCQYNYLLGQRFDWWETHRTAVNSCPLICHLPELSDRPTYFSQKQSLTQLKKDRPWYCQIQSQVLQDCVKRVDLAFQRWLRGDKSGKKSGKPRFKGKGRYRTILFPQVKANCVQDNQINLPKFGTVKFIKHRPIPDGFKIKTAQITRKADGYYLTLSLEDTNVPESTIDITPTSENTLGIDMGLKDFLVTSEGEKVEIPQFYRKGQERLKKLQQKVSRRQKGSKRYQKAVKQLGKHHQKVARQRKDFHFNTIKLILNQGDVIAHEKLNIKGLAKTRLSKSIYDAGWGNFLSRLAVKAENAGQLTIEVNPKNTSQNCSGCGKTVPKKLSERIHNCPHCGLSMDRDQNAARNIRNLAVGMNASSKAQLRTEAQEKGAAEKPRGCRLDAATQERSDEEVRISPDVYTPRPTTSRSDWLWVIHLLVLVSPRRLRA, from the coding sequence ATGCGATTTTCCTATCAGTATCGCCTAAAACCTGACAAAGAGCAAATAGCCAAGATTGAGAAATGGCTAGAATTATTAAGGTGTCAATACAACTACCTGTTAGGTCAACGCTTTGATTGGTGGGAAACTCATAGAACGGCGGTCAATTCTTGTCCTTTAATCTGTCATCTTCCAGAATTATCTGACCGTCCCACCTATTTCTCTCAAAAACAAAGTCTAACTCAGCTTAAAAAAGATAGACCTTGGTATTGCCAAATCCAGTCACAAGTCCTTCAAGACTGTGTTAAAAGAGTTGATTTGGCTTTTCAACGTTGGCTTAGGGGGGATAAGAGTGGGAAGAAATCAGGAAAACCTAGATTCAAAGGAAAAGGACGTTATCGGACTATACTTTTTCCGCAAGTTAAAGCTAATTGTGTCCAAGATAATCAGATTAATTTACCTAAATTTGGGACAGTTAAGTTCATTAAGCACCGCCCGATTCCTGATGGTTTTAAGATTAAAACAGCACAAATAACTAGGAAAGCTGATGGCTATTACTTGACACTTTCTCTCGAAGATACAAACGTACCAGAATCAACTATAGATATAACTCCCACCTCAGAGAATACGCTAGGTATTGATATGGGCTTAAAAGATTTTTTGGTAACTTCTGAAGGTGAAAAAGTAGAAATCCCTCAGTTTTATCGAAAAGGACAAGAAAGACTCAAAAAGCTACAGCAGAAGGTATCTCGTCGTCAGAAAGGAAGTAAACGCTATCAAAAAGCAGTCAAGCAACTTGGAAAACATCATCAAAAAGTTGCTAGACAGAGAAAAGATTTCCACTTTAACACTATTAAATTAATTCTTAATCAAGGAGATGTCATTGCCCATGAAAAACTCAACATTAAGGGACTTGCTAAAACTAGACTAAGCAAATCAATCTATGATGCTGGTTGGGGAAATTTTCTGAGTAGATTAGCTGTCAAAGCCGAAAATGCTGGACAGTTAACGATAGAAGTTAACCCCAAAAATACATCACAGAATTGTTCAGGTTGTGGCAAGACAGTTCCGAAAAAGCTATCGGAAAGAATCCATAACTGTCCTCATTGTGGGTTATCAATGGATAGAGATCAAAACGCAGCTAGAAATATAAGAAATTTGGCGGTAGGGATGAACGCCAGTAGTAAAGCTCAGTTACGAACCGAAGCGCAAGAGAAAGGTGCTGCTGAGAAGCCAAGGGGCTGTCGTCTGGACGCAGCGACGCAGGAGCGAAGCGACGAGGAAGTGAGGATTTCCCCAGACGTTTATACGCCCCGTCCAACCACATCACGAAGTGATTGGTTGTGGGTAATTCACCTACTTGTTCTTGTTTCTCCTAGACGATTGAGGGCATGA
- a CDS encoding EI24 domain-containing protein: MLRILDGFGLISGAIYPFRAIALLLRKPYLWQYLIIPILVNLVIGILLYGSIIYWGWNTIESFTMTLSENINQAIADLPNWLNFLEDLILFLGWLLKFFLTVIFLIVVGFILLQFGSILGSPWYGKLSEEVEKIRLGNAENIEVGLLEDIFRAVLFELKKILLAVTGGIILFFINFFPGIGTIASTIGGLTLTATIICLDFFDGPLERRRFSFRGKLKMVYGNLPASGSFSFSCLFLISVPLLNLLTIPFCVMGGTLLLSDRVFFKRRKKESLI; the protein is encoded by the coding sequence ATGTTGAGAATACTAGATGGATTTGGCTTAATCAGCGGGGCAATTTATCCCTTTCGCGCGATCGCGCTTTTATTAAGAAAACCCTATTTATGGCAGTATCTCATTATCCCCATTCTCGTTAACTTAGTAATTGGTATTCTTCTTTATGGAAGTATTATCTATTGGGGCTGGAATACCATTGAAAGTTTCACCATGACTCTTTCTGAAAATATTAACCAAGCCATTGCCGATCTTCCTAACTGGTTAAATTTTTTAGAAGATTTGATCCTGTTTCTGGGATGGTTACTTAAATTTTTCTTAACAGTTATATTTTTAATTGTAGTGGGGTTTATATTACTGCAATTTGGAAGTATTTTAGGCTCTCCTTGGTATGGAAAACTCTCTGAAGAAGTTGAAAAAATACGTTTAGGAAACGCCGAAAATATTGAGGTAGGGCTTTTAGAAGATATCTTTCGCGCGGTATTATTTGAACTCAAGAAAATATTGTTAGCTGTGACTGGGGGAATTATTCTCTTTTTCATTAATTTTTTCCCAGGCATTGGAACAATTGCTAGCACAATTGGTGGTTTAACCCTCACGGCAACTATTATTTGCTTAGACTTTTTTGATGGCCCCCTTGAAAGACGACGATTTTCCTTTCGAGGTAAATTAAAAATGGTTTATGGTAATTTACCTGCTAGTGGGAGTTTTAGTTTCTCCTGTCTATTCTTAATTAGTGTTCCTTTATTAAACTTACTAACCATTCCTTTTTGTGTGATGGGAGGAACTTTATTACTCAGCGATCGCGTTTTTTTCAAAAGACGGAAAAAGGAGTCTCTAATTTAG
- a CDS encoding histone deacetylase family protein, with product MSLPIVYHPHYVTPLPPGHRFPMSKFGILHDILLAEGIIQPQQVHQPEVPPQEWLKLIHTPDYIQGYYEGTLDKKVQRRIGLPWSKELVHRTCLAIGGTILTAQLALEHGIACNTAGGTHHAFPDYGSGFCIFNDLAVAAAVMLELELVKQILIVDLDVHQGDGTAFVFQNDPRVFTFSMHCGDNFPSRKQASDLDIPLPIGLDDDGYLQILAKQLPDVLSAVKPDLVLYDAGVDPHVEDRLGKLALSDWGIYRRDRAVLSTCLAAGYPTACVIGGGYSDDLNTLAYRHSLLHRAATAVFE from the coding sequence ATGTCGTTACCGATTGTCTATCATCCTCATTATGTTACCCCACTTCCCCCGGGGCATCGTTTCCCAATGTCAAAATTTGGGATTCTTCACGATATCTTGTTAGCCGAGGGCATTATTCAACCGCAACAGGTTCATCAACCAGAAGTACCCCCTCAGGAATGGTTAAAACTGATTCATACACCAGACTATATTCAGGGATATTATGAAGGAACTCTAGACAAAAAAGTTCAAAGACGGATTGGACTTCCTTGGAGTAAGGAGTTAGTTCACCGCACTTGTTTAGCCATTGGCGGCACAATTTTAACGGCGCAGTTAGCGTTAGAACATGGCATCGCTTGTAATACGGCAGGGGGAACTCATCATGCTTTTCCCGACTATGGATCAGGCTTTTGTATTTTTAATGATTTAGCGGTGGCGGCTGCCGTTATGCTGGAGTTGGAATTAGTGAAACAGATTCTAATTGTTGATCTCGATGTGCATCAGGGAGATGGCACTGCCTTTGTTTTTCAAAATGATCCGCGAGTGTTTACCTTTTCCATGCACTGTGGGGACAACTTTCCCAGTCGTAAGCAAGCCAGTGATCTTGATATTCCCTTACCCATCGGATTAGATGATGATGGCTATTTACAGATTTTGGCAAAACAGTTACCTGATGTTTTAAGTGCCGTGAAACCGGATTTAGTGCTTTATGATGCAGGGGTTGATCCTCATGTGGAAGATCGGTTGGGCAAATTAGCCTTAAGTGATTGGGGAATTTATCGGCGCGATCGCGCTGTTTTAAGTACCTGTTTAGCTGCAGGATATCCTACTGCTTGTGTTATTGGTGGGGGTTACAGTGATGATTTAAACACCTTAGCTTATCGCCATAGCCTTTTGCATCGGGCAGCTACAGCAGTTTTTGAATAA